The following are from one region of the Anomaloglossus baeobatrachus isolate aAnoBae1 chromosome 1, aAnoBae1.hap1, whole genome shotgun sequence genome:
- the LOC142245151 gene encoding olfactory receptor 6B1-like yields MEGKENLTNMITTFIIIGFPSSYPIQILFFFLFLFMYILTTIENLLVILIIWNSRNLHKPMYFFLGNLSFLEAWYVTVTVPKLLSIFLTENNQITLTACMTQLYFFLFLGCTECVLLTVMAFDRYVAICNPLHYVTIMNWHFCFLLAFGTWITGFVISTIKIYFISQLTFCRSNLVNHFYCDVSPILNLACTDMKKTEVVDFILALVILLGPLLLTCFSYMCILATIIRIPHSSGRKKAFSTCASHLVVVVILYSTTLFMYARPSKAQSVNSNKLVSVVYTVVTPFLNPIIYCLRNKEVKEAVYKLLKS; encoded by the coding sequence atggaaggaaaagaaaatctGACAAACATGATCACCACTTTTATTATTATCGGATTCCCTTCCTCTTATCCTATTCAGATTCTCttcttcttcctttttctcttcatGTACATCTTGACAACGATTGAAAATCTTCTAGTCATACTCATTATCTGGAATAGCCGAAATCTACACAAACCCATGTATTTCTTTCTTGGAAATTTGTCATTCTTGGAGGCGTGGTATGTAACAGTCACAGTCCCCAAATTATTGTCCATATTCCTCACAGAAAATAATCAGATTACATTGACCGCCTGCATGACACAACTCTATTTTTTCCTCTTCTTGGGCTGTACTGAATGTGTACTCCTAACGGTCATGGCATTTGATCGATATGTAGCTATCTGCAACCCTTTGCATTATGTCACTATAATGAACTGGCATTTCTGCTTTCTTCTGGCATTCGGCACTTGGATCACTGGCTTTGTGATATCTACAATCAAGATTTACTTTATTTCTCAGCTTACTTTTTGTCGGTCAAACTTGGTCAACCATTTTTACTGTGATGTGTCTCCAATACTCAACCTCGCCTGCACAGATATGAAGAAAACTGAAGTTGTAGACTTTATTCTTGCCCTTGTCATCCTCTTAGGGCCACTTTTGCTAACTTGCTTTTCCTATATGTGCATTTTAGCAACAATCATTCGAATCCCACATTCCAGTGGCCGTAAAAAAGCTTTTTCCACTTGTGCTTCTCATTTGGTTGTTGTTGTCATCCTCTACTCAACAACGCTTTTTATGTATGCTAGGCCAAGCAAGGCTCAGTCGGTTAATTCCAACAAACTGGTGTCTGTTGTTTACACGGTGGTAACACCCTTTCTAAATCCAATCATCTATTGCCTAAGAAACAAGGAAGTGAAGGAGGCTGTCTACAAACTTCTGAAAAGCTGA